The stretch of DNA ATCAAGATTGGAGCTGTAGCGGCTGTTGGTACAATCGCTAGAAGTGGGCTAAAGAAGCTTGAGATAGCAAAACAGATTGCCACGACCAAGGCTGTCAAACCAGTACGTCCACCCGCACCGATACCAGCAGCAGACTCAACATAAGTCGTTACGTTCGAAGTACCAGCGATGGCACCAATTGAAGTACCAATCAAGTCAGAGTAAAGAGCCTTATCCAACTTAGCTGATTGGTGATTTTCACCATTTGTCGCTACGATACCAACTTTTTCACCTGTACCGATCAAGGTACCAATTGTATCAAAAATATCTGTCAATGAGAAGGCAAGAATAGCCATCAGAGTTTCAGGCAAGCGAGCTGTATCTGAAATCAAAGCTCCCAAACCTTCTGAACCAAGAGCTGCACCAAAGACTGTCTTCAAGTCCTCAAAGGCTGCACCAACATGGTTATTAGCAAAATCGATACTAGACAAATCTACCAAACCAACTGCAATAGCAAGAATAGTTGTTGTCAAGATAGAAAGGATAATTCCCCCTTTAATCCCTTTAATGACAAAGAAGATTGTGATAGCAAGTCCTGCAAGAGCCACCAAAACAGCTGGATTATTAAAGCTAACCAAGCCTGGAACTGCTGAAGAGTTTGCTGCAATCGTTGCTTGAGCCTTGTCAGCCCCTTCTCCTACAACAGTATAGTTACCTGGATCAATCGTAAATTTCAAAAGTCCAGCATTCTTAATCCCTACATAGGCAAGGAAGACACCGATACCAGCTGAAATAGCTGAGCGAAGGGCATTTGGAATCGATTCAATGATCATTTTACGAACATTTGTCAAAGTGATAATCAATGAGATAATTCCACAGATGAAGACCATAGCTAGGGCTTCTTGCCAAGAATAACCGAGTCCAAATACAACTGTAAAGGTAAAGAAGGCATTGAGTCCCATACCTGGCGCTTGAGCATATGGTAAGTTAGCATAGAAGGCCATCATCAGGGTACCAGCAACTGCACCGATAATCGTTGCGAGGAATACACCCTGAGCAGGCATTCCTGTTTGCGAAAGAATTTGTGGGTTTACAAAGAGAATATAACTCATTGCAAAGAAAGTTGTTAAACCAGCGAGAACCTCTGTACGAACGTCTGTACCGTTCTCTTTTAGTTTAAATAATTTGTCCATTATTAATCTCCTTTTAATTTTTACGAACAATAATAGAATTATATCATTTATCATTCACTTTTTCAATATCTTTGTTTGATTTATTTAAGAATTTGATGAAATTTCTTTTTTGGTTTCGAATCTGCTTTTCTGCCTGCTTTCTGTTATAATAGTAGACATCTTATCCGAAAAGACACTAGAAAGGTCCCTATGACGAAAAAAATTATTGCAGTTGACCTGGATGGAACCCTACTCAACTCAGACAGTCAGATTTCTGACTTTACCAAAGAAACCATAAAAAAAGTTGCCGAAAAAGGGCATCAGGTTATTATTACAACGGGTCGCCCTTACCGCATGTCAAAAGATTTCTACCGTGAACTAGGCTTAGACACTCCTATGATTAATTTCAACGGCTCCCTCACTCATTTACCAGACCAAGTTTGGAAC from Streptococcus mitis encodes:
- a CDS encoding NCS2 family permease: MDKLFKLKENGTDVRTEVLAGLTTFFAMSYILFVNPQILSQTGMPAQGVFLATIIGAVAGTLMMAFYANLPYAQAPGMGLNAFFTFTVVFGLGYSWQEALAMVFICGIISLIITLTNVRKMIIESIPNALRSAISAGIGVFLAYVGIKNAGLLKFTIDPGNYTVVGEGADKAQATIAANSSAVPGLVSFNNPAVLVALAGLAITIFFVIKGIKGGIILSILTTTILAIAVGLVDLSSIDFANNHVGAAFEDLKTVFGAALGSEGLGALISDTARLPETLMAILAFSLTDIFDTIGTLIGTGEKVGIVATNGENHQSAKLDKALYSDLIGTSIGAIAGTSNVTTYVESAAGIGAGGRTGLTALVVAICFAISSFFSPLLAIVPTAATAPILIIVGIMMLASLKNIHWDDMAEAVPAFFTSIFMGFSYSITQGIAVGFLTYTLTKLVKGQAKDVHVMIWILDALFILNYISMAL